Part of the Planctomycetota bacterium genome is shown below.
GAAAAAGGACCCTGACCCCTTTTTCGGGACGACCTTGTCCCGGAAATGAAGATCATTCTCAAATCTAGGCGTGAGATGGAGCTCATGCGGAAGTCCGGCTTCATCGCACACACGGTCATCAAGACCCTCTGCGACGCGGCCGAGCCGGGCATGACCACCGATGAGCTCGATCGGCTCGGGGCTCAGGTGCTCGACGAGCACGGCGCGATCTCGATGAACCGTTGGTACCCGACCTACAAGCCCGGCGAGGGCTACCCGGCGACCATCTGCATCTCCGTCAACGACGAAGTCGTCCACGGCATCCCGTCCAAACGGAAGCTCGAGAATGGCGATGTGGTCACGTTCGACTTGGGCATGAAGTTCCAGAATCACTGCGCCGATCACGCGTGGACGGTGGGCATCGGTGATGTCGACGAGGAGTCCGCCCGGCTGATCGAGCACGGCAAGTCGACCCTGCGGCTCGCGCTCGAAACGATGGAGCCGGGGCGGAAGTGGAGCGACATCGCCCGTCTGATGCAGCACCACGCCGAGGAGGCCGGCTACGGCGTCGTGCAGGAGTTCGTCGGCCACGGCATCGGCAAATCCATGCATGAGGACCCCAAGGTTCCCAACTTCGTGACGCCCGAACAGCTCAAGAGCGATTTTACCCTCCGTCCCGGGCTGACCGTTGCGGTCGAGCCGATGCTCATCGTTGGTCCGCGGTATGTCGAACAACTCGATGACGAGTGGACCATCGTGGCCAAGAACGGCGGCAAAGCCTGTCACTTCGAGCACACCGTCGCGGTCACCGCCGATGGCGTCGATGTTCTCACCGACGGCCGAGAAGCTTGGGGGATCTGAGGAAATGCC
Proteins encoded:
- the map gene encoding type I methionyl aminopeptidase; its protein translation is MKIILKSRREMELMRKSGFIAHTVIKTLCDAAEPGMTTDELDRLGAQVLDEHGAISMNRWYPTYKPGEGYPATICISVNDEVVHGIPSKRKLENGDVVTFDLGMKFQNHCADHAWTVGIGDVDEESARLIEHGKSTLRLALETMEPGRKWSDIARLMQHHAEEAGYGVVQEFVGHGIGKSMHEDPKVPNFVTPEQLKSDFTLRPGLTVAVEPMLIVGPRYVEQLDDEWTIVAKNGGKACHFEHTVAVTADGVDVLTDGREAWGI